CAAAAGGATTTATTAGAAGAAGAACCTGCACCAAAAACAAAGCATAATACATTTTTAAAATAACAAAAAAAGGAGTTAAATTATGAAAAAAAGTCTTTTACTAGCTAGCATGCTTTGCGTAAGCTCAATTTATAGCGCAGAAGTAAAAATAGGAGTTGTATTACCATTAACTGGGAGTTTGGCAGCTTATGGACATGATGTATATGAGGGTATAAAATTAGCCAATGTTTTAAATCCAAAATTAAAAAATGGTGATGATATAAAAATTATAACTATCGATACAAAAGGTGATAAAATAGAAGCTGCAAATGCTACTACTAGGCTTATATCCCAAGATAAAGTTTTAGGTTTAATAGGTGAGGCTGTTACACCAAACACTATGCAAGTTTTATCTATAGCAGAAGAAAGAAAAATTCCAGCAATTGCTCCAGTAGCTTCAGGAGATAAACTTTTAGATAAAAAAACTTATGCAAGTAGAGTATGTTTTATGGATAGTTTTCAAGGAGATAAATTTGCAAACTATGCTTATAAAGATTTAAATTTAAAAAGCGTTGTAGTGATTGTTGATCAAAGTAATGTTTATTCTTTAGGACTTGCTAAAGCTTTTGAAAAAGAATTTAAACAAAATGGTGGAAAAGTTCTTAAAAAATTAACTATATCTTCAGGAGATAAAGATTTCAAAGCTATCGTTTCTCAACTTAAAAATATAAATCCTGATTTTGTATATATGCCAATTTATCATCCAGAAGCAGCACTAATAGCTAGACAAGCTAAAGCTGTAGGTTTTAACAAACTTTTAAGTGCAGGTGATGGTGTAAATAATAAAACCTTCATAGAATTAGGTGGAGATGCAGTTAATGGTGTGGTATTTACAGATAGTTTTGATTACAACAACCCTCCTACATCTTTATCCAAAAAATTCATACAAGCATATGAAAAAGATCATGGAACCAAAGAACTTCCTGCTTTTTCAGCAATGGGGGCAGATGCTTATTATGTAATGGTAAATGCGATGAATGAATGCGCTAACAATCTTAACGCACAATGCATAAATGAAAAAATCCATACGACATCAAATTTTGAAGGTGTGGGTGGTGTTATTAGTATAGATCAAAGTGGTAATGCGAGTCGTTCTGTAGTTATTAAAGAAATACAAGAACAAAAACAAGTTTATAAAACTATTATTAATCCTTGAAAGGCTAAACTATGAAAAAAATTAGCATAGCTATATTATCTATTATAGCTGCCAATATCATCCATGCAAAAGAAATCAACATTGGCGTAGTTCTTCCTTTAACAGGATCGACCGCTGCTTATGGACAAAGTGCCTTAGATGGCATAAAAGTTGCCAATTCTATGAAAAACACCTTAAGCAATGGTGATAAAATCAATCTTGTAGTTGTAGATACAAAAGGGGATAAAATCGAAAGTGCCAATGCAAGCACAAGATTAGTTTCTCAAAATAAAGCTTATGCATTAATCGGTGAAATGCTAACAGCAAATACCTTACAAGTAATAAGAATCGGCGAAGAAAAAAAGGTTCCCGTAGTAGCTCCAGCAGCTACTGCAGATAAAATCTTAAATAAAAAAATGTATGCAAGTAGAGTGTGTTTTATGGATAGCTTTCAAGGCTCTTCTTTAGCAAGCTATGTAAAAAATAAATTAAATTATAATAAAGCCATTATCATTAGCGATCAAAGTGCAGATTATTCTTTAGGATTAACCAAAGCATTTGAAAAAGAATTCAGCAAACAAGGCGGAAAAATTTTAGATAAATTTAGAGTTACTGCAGGAGATAAAGATTTTAAGGCTATTATTTCACAAATAAAACTTTTAAATCCTGATTTTATTTATCTTCCTCTTTATTACACTGAAGCTTCTTTATTTGTACGCCAAGCTAAATCTATGGGTTTAAATATTCCTATGGGTTCAGCAGATGGAGTTGCTGATGAAACTTTTATCAATTTAGCACAAGATGCAGCTGAAGGATATATATTTACTGATAGTTTTGATTATCATAACCCACCAACACAACTTTCTAAAGATTTCATTCTTGCTTATGAGAAAGAAAAGCAAAGCAAAGAAGTTCCAAATTTCAGTGCTATGGGAGCAGATGCTTATTTTGTGATTTTTGAAGCTATGCAAAAATGCATTAATGATTTTAATACAGAATGTATTAACAATAATATCCATTCTACTTCCAAATTTGAGGGTGTAAGTGGTGTTATCAGTATAGATAAAAGCGGGAATGCTACGCGTTCTATTGTTATAAAATCCATAGAAAATCAAAAACAAGTCTATAAAGACATAATTTTTCCATAAAAGGTTCAAAGGTTCAAATGGATAATTCTTTAATTTTACAGCAAGTTATCAATGGTTTTAGCTTAGGAAGCATGTATGCGCTTATTGCCATAGGCTATACCATGGTATATGGAGTTTTAAGACTTATAAATTTTGCTCATGGTGATATCATGATGGTAGGTGCTTATGCAGCTTTATTTTGTGTAACAAATATGAATGTTCCCTTTTTAGGGGCTTTATCTTTAGCAATGCTTTTTGCTGCTGCTTTAGGTATAGCTATTGATAAAGTTGCATACAAGCCATTAAGAAAAGCACCAAGAATTTCATTATTAATTACAGCCATAGGAATTAGTTTTTTAATACAAAATGTTTTTAATGTTTTATTTGGTTCAACTCCTAAATATTTTCCTGTTCCTAGCTATCTTGAAACTATAATTAATTTTAATAATCTTAGCATAAGTATAAATAGTATTTTAGTTCCAATTTTGACTTTTTTTATTTTACTAATCGTGCTTTTTATACTTTATAAAAGCAAATATGGAATTGCCATTAGAGCTTTAGCTTTTGATATACACACTGTAAATTTAATGGGAATTGATGCAAATCGCATTATAGCTATAGTATTTGCACTAGGTTCAGCTTTAGCTGCTATTGGTGGAATTTTTTGGGCAGTAAGTTATCCTTCAGTAGATCCTAGTATGGGAACTCTTATTGGACTTAAGGCATTTGGAGCAGCTGTTTTAGGCGGTATAGGTTCAGTAGCTGGTGCAGTATTAGGTGGTTTAATTATCGGATTTACAGAAGTAGTTGTAGTTGCTATTTTTCCAGATCTTTCAGGGTTTAAAGACGCTTTTGCTTTTATATTTTTAGTATTAATTTTACTTTTTAAACCAACTGGAATTTTGGGTATAAATTTTGAAAAAAGTAGGTTTTAATATGATTGCAAAAAAAATTACATACTTGAGTTTTTTTATTATAGCTCTTGCTTTTATTTTTATATCGCCTTATTTTTTCAATGATTATAAAATAGGAATTTTAAGCAATATTGCTATTTTTATTATTTTAGCAGTAAGCTATAATCTTATCAATGGCGTGACTGGTCAATTTTCTTTAGAACCAAATGGTTTTGTATGTATTGGAGCCTATGTTGCAGCTTTAATCTTACTTACAAGCGAAAGCAAAATAGATCAGTTTTCTTTGGAAGATCCTAGTAGTTTTATTTTGATGATTCACTCACCTAGTTTTATCATAGCTTTATTAGCTGCTGGCTTTTGTGCTATGATTTTATCGTTAATTTTAGCCTTTGCGGTTTTTAGAGTTAGAGGGGATTATTTAGCTATTGTAACTTTAGGTTTTGGGATTATCATAAAATTAATGGCAATTAATTTTGCTTCTATTACTAATGGCTCATTAGGTTTAAATGATATTCCAAAGCATACTACTTTATACTGGAGTGGTGGGATTGCAATATTTTCTGTAATTATCATTTTAAATATCGTAAGTTCTAAATTTGGTAGAGCTATGAAAGCTGTTAGAGATGATGAAGATGCAGCATTAGCAATGGGTATTAATACTTTTAATGTTAAAACACTAGCATTTAGCACATCAGCATTTTTAGAAGGTGTTGGCGGAGGATTGCTAGCCTGTGCTTTAGCTTCTGTTTCACCTGAACAATTTGACTTTTTATTTACCTTTCAACTTTTAATTATCATTGTTTTAGGTGGTTTAGGCTCTACAAGTGGAGCTATTATAGGAGCTATTTTGGTAATTGGTGGAAGTGAGTATTTAAGATTCTTAGATGAGAGTATGAATATTTTTGGTTATGAAACTCCTGCTATGCCTGGACTTAGAATGGTAGTATTTTCTGTTATATTAATCTTAGTAATGCTATTTGCAAGAAGAGGTATTATGGGAGATAAAGAATTAACAGATATTTTGTTTAAGTTTTCTAAAAGGAATAAAAAATGATTTTAGAGCTTAAAAATATTCATAAAAATTTTGGTGGAGTTACTGCTATAGTTAATACTTCTTTTGCTATAAAAGAAAGTGAAATTTTTGGTCTCATTGGGCCAAATGGTGCAGGAAAAACAACTCTATTTAATATTATCACTGGAAATTATAAGCCAAGTAGTGGAGAGGTCTTTTTTCTAGGAAAAAAAATTGATCACTTAAAACCACATAAAATAGTCCATATGGGTATAGCAAGAACATTTCAAAATATTAGACTTTTTTCAAGCATGAGTGTTTTAGAAAATGTTTTAATCGGTTTTGATCAAAGTATAAAATATGGAATTTTTGAAGCTTTTTTGCACTTGGGAAGATTTTCAAGAGAAGAAAAAAATGCCAAAAAAGCAGCATATGAAATTTTAGAACAATTAAACATAGCACATTTAGCCGATGAAAAAGCTACAAGCTTAAGTTATGGACAACAAAGAAAAGTTGAAATAGCAAGAGCTTTAGCAACAAAACCTAAGCTTTTATTATTAGATGAACCTGCAGCTGGAATGAATTCTACTGAAAGTGATGATTTGGCAAAATTGATTTTTGATATTAGAGATAATAAAAAAATTAGCGTATTATTAATAGAACATGATATGAAATTTGTAAATAAACTCTGTGATAGAGTTATGGTGCTTGATTATGGAAAAACAATCTTTGAAGGCAAGCCTATGGATGCTGTGTTAAATCCTGAGGTAATTAGTGCATATTTAGGAGATTTCAATGCTAGTTGTTAAAGACTTACATGTTTATTATGGTCTTATAGAAGCAGTTAAGGGAATTGATTTTACCATTAAAACTGGGAGCATTGTTAGCTTAATTGGTTCTAATGGTGCAGGAAAAACTTCAACCTTAAATGCAATGTTAAATTGTGTAAAAAAAACTGGCGAAGTAAGTTTTTTGGGTTATGATACACAACGACACTTACCGCATACCTTAGTGCAAAAAGGCATAGCCTTAGTTCCTGAAGGTAGAAGAGTTTTTATCAATTTAACCATAGAAGAAAATTTAAAAATTGGTGCTTTTAACAATGGCGAAAATTATGAGCATTTAAAAAATCAAATGTATAGACTTTTTCCAAGATTAAAAGACAAAAAAAATGCACTTGCTGGAACTCTAAGTGGAGGTGAAGCACAAATGTTAGCTATATCAAGAGCACTAATGAGTGAACCAAAACTTTTAATGTTAGATGAACCTTCTTTAGGACTTGCACCAAAAATTGTTGGTGAGGTTTTTGATATCATAGTTAAATTAAAAGAAGAAGGTATTACCATACTTTTAGTTGAACAAAATGCATTTTCAGCTTTGAAAATAAGTGACTATGCTTATGTTTTAGAAAATGGAAAAATAGCTATGCATGCACCTGCAAAAGATCTCATTGGTAATGATGAAATAAGAAAAAAATATTTAGGAGCTTAAAAATTATGAAAAACCAACTCTTGATTTTTGGAGATATTAAAATTTCTATAGTTTTATTTTTAATTTTTGCCCTTTTTTGTGCTTTGGCCACTTTTATAGAAAGTGCTTACAATACACCAACTGCTTGGGCTATGATTTATGGAAGTTCATGGTTTGGTTTTTTGCAATTCCTTTTAGGAATAAACCTTTTTGTCGCACTTTTTAAATACAAAATGTTTAACAAAAAAAAGCTTCCTTTATTTATATTTCATATTTCATTTTTATTTATTTTATTGGGTTCTGCTATGACAAGATATATGGGATTTGAAGGAAATTTACATATTAGAGAAAATGACAAAAACAATATAATAGAAACTTCAAAAAGTTATGTATATATAGCTACTTTAAAAGATGATAAAGTCTATAGCGCTGCTAAATCTGAATACATAGCAACTTTGCCTTTTGCTAATCATTTTTCATTTGACTTACTTTTACCTGATGATAAAATAAATATTACCTATAAAAATCTCATACTTGATGCTAAGGAAGTTTATAAAGAAGATTCTAATTCTTCAGCACTTTTATCACTAATGATTTCTCAAAATAACAACGCAAAAGAATTAATTTTTCAAGCAGGAGATATAGAAAACATTAATGGAATCAACATTGCATTTTTAAACGATGATGTTCCAAGTCCTTATATAAAAATCGATAAAGATTTAAAACTTAGCGCAGATTTTGACTTAAAATTTATGTCAATGAGTGATGGAAAAGAAGGAATTTTAAAATCCTTAAACAAAGTTGATGCCAAGGATCAAAGATTATATTCTTTTAATGATATTAATTTAGTGGTTAAATTTGCTTCATTGCATGGTAAGAAAACCTTAGAAGGAATTAACACTCCAAAAGATGAAAGCTTTTTTACATGGTTTGCAACTAGCTGGATAGAACTTGGAAGAAATGCTTTGATTACAATTTTTGGTGAACCAAAATACTGGAATAACTCCTTACTTAATAATTTTAAAGACTTTGCACAAAGCACTAAATATATGCCAACACAGCTTTCAGATAATGCTATTAATGCCTTAGAATTACAGCTTAATTATAAAGGCGAGAAAAAAAATATTTTCTTGGTAGAATATGCATCTCCAATACGCATAGATATTGCAGGAGAACCTTTCTTTTTAAGATGGGGCCCTAAAGGTATAGAAATGCCTTTTGAGATGTATTTAAAAGATTTTGAACTACTTCGCTATCCTGGTTCAATGTCACCAATGTCTTATGCTAGTTATGTTGAAATTGATAATAAAAACGAAAAATTTGATTATAAAATTTTTATGAATAATGTATTAGACTATGAAGGCTATAGATTTTATCAAAGTTCATATGACCAAGATGAGCAAGGAACTATACTTTCGGTAAATAAAGATCCAGGAAAAATACCAACTTATATAGGGTATTTTTTACTAACCTTGGGTATGTTTTTAAATATTTTAAATCCTCATTCAAGATTTAGAAATTTAGCAAGATTAATCAATCAAGATGCATTGAAAAAAACTACAATAGCATTATTTTTAGCATTGTGTATTTTTAACACTCAAAATATTTATGCCAAAGAACCAATAAAAGTAGATGAAAATCATGCCCAAGAACTTGCCTCTTTAATAGTTCAAAAACCAGATGGAAGAATGGTTCCTTTTAATACCCTAGCTATTGAAGTATTGGAAAAAATTTATAAAGATACAAAATATCAAAACCAAAGTGCAGAAGCCACCATTATATCCATGATTTTTGATGGTAGTGCTTGGTATGATAAAAAAGTTATTTTTATGCCAACAAGTAAATTAATCAATGAAGAAATTTCTAAAATTTTAGGCATTACACCTTCTGCATATGCTAGTTTTGAAGACTTTTTTACTAAAGAGCATTATAAGCTACAAAAATATGTTGAAAATGCAAATAGAAAAAATCCTAA
The genomic region above belongs to Campylobacter peloridis LMG 23910 and contains:
- a CDS encoding ABC transporter substrate-binding protein; protein product: MKKSLLLASMLCVSSIYSAEVKIGVVLPLTGSLAAYGHDVYEGIKLANVLNPKLKNGDDIKIITIDTKGDKIEAANATTRLISQDKVLGLIGEAVTPNTMQVLSIAEERKIPAIAPVASGDKLLDKKTYASRVCFMDSFQGDKFANYAYKDLNLKSVVVIVDQSNVYSLGLAKAFEKEFKQNGGKVLKKLTISSGDKDFKAIVSQLKNINPDFVYMPIYHPEAALIARQAKAVGFNKLLSAGDGVNNKTFIELGGDAVNGVVFTDSFDYNNPPTSLSKKFIQAYEKDHGTKELPAFSAMGADAYYVMVNAMNECANNLNAQCINEKIHTTSNFEGVGGVISIDQSGNASRSVVIKEIQEQKQVYKTIINP
- a CDS encoding ABC transporter substrate-binding protein; translated protein: MKKISIAILSIIAANIIHAKEINIGVVLPLTGSTAAYGQSALDGIKVANSMKNTLSNGDKINLVVVDTKGDKIESANASTRLVSQNKAYALIGEMLTANTLQVIRIGEEKKVPVVAPAATADKILNKKMYASRVCFMDSFQGSSLASYVKNKLNYNKAIIISDQSADYSLGLTKAFEKEFSKQGGKILDKFRVTAGDKDFKAIISQIKLLNPDFIYLPLYYTEASLFVRQAKSMGLNIPMGSADGVADETFINLAQDAAEGYIFTDSFDYHNPPTQLSKDFILAYEKEKQSKEVPNFSAMGADAYFVIFEAMQKCINDFNTECINNNIHSTSKFEGVSGVISIDKSGNATRSIVIKSIENQKQVYKDIIFP
- a CDS encoding branched-chain amino acid ABC transporter permease codes for the protein MDNSLILQQVINGFSLGSMYALIAIGYTMVYGVLRLINFAHGDIMMVGAYAALFCVTNMNVPFLGALSLAMLFAAALGIAIDKVAYKPLRKAPRISLLITAIGISFLIQNVFNVLFGSTPKYFPVPSYLETIINFNNLSISINSILVPILTFFILLIVLFILYKSKYGIAIRALAFDIHTVNLMGIDANRIIAIVFALGSALAAIGGIFWAVSYPSVDPSMGTLIGLKAFGAAVLGGIGSVAGAVLGGLIIGFTEVVVVAIFPDLSGFKDAFAFIFLVLILLFKPTGILGINFEKSRF
- a CDS encoding branched-chain amino acid ABC transporter permease; the protein is MIAKKITYLSFFIIALAFIFISPYFFNDYKIGILSNIAIFIILAVSYNLINGVTGQFSLEPNGFVCIGAYVAALILLTSESKIDQFSLEDPSSFILMIHSPSFIIALLAAGFCAMILSLILAFAVFRVRGDYLAIVTLGFGIIIKLMAINFASITNGSLGLNDIPKHTTLYWSGGIAIFSVIIILNIVSSKFGRAMKAVRDDEDAALAMGINTFNVKTLAFSTSAFLEGVGGGLLACALASVSPEQFDFLFTFQLLIIIVLGGLGSTSGAIIGAILVIGGSEYLRFLDESMNIFGYETPAMPGLRMVVFSVILILVMLFARRGIMGDKELTDILFKFSKRNKK
- a CDS encoding high-affinity branched-chain amino acid transporter, ATP-binding protein, producing the protein MILELKNIHKNFGGVTAIVNTSFAIKESEIFGLIGPNGAGKTTLFNIITGNYKPSSGEVFFLGKKIDHLKPHKIVHMGIARTFQNIRLFSSMSVLENVLIGFDQSIKYGIFEAFLHLGRFSREEKNAKKAAYEILEQLNIAHLADEKATSLSYGQQRKVEIARALATKPKLLLLDEPAAGMNSTESDDLAKLIFDIRDNKKISVLLIEHDMKFVNKLCDRVMVLDYGKTIFEGKPMDAVLNPEVISAYLGDFNASC
- a CDS encoding high-affinity branched-chain amino acid transporter, ATP-binding protein; protein product: MLVVKDLHVYYGLIEAVKGIDFTIKTGSIVSLIGSNGAGKTSTLNAMLNCVKKTGEVSFLGYDTQRHLPHTLVQKGIALVPEGRRVFINLTIEENLKIGAFNNGENYEHLKNQMYRLFPRLKDKKNALAGTLSGGEAQMLAISRALMSEPKLLMLDEPSLGLAPKIVGEVFDIIVKLKEEGITILLVEQNAFSALKISDYAYVLENGKIAMHAPAKDLIGNDEIRKKYLGA
- the ccsB gene encoding c-type cytochrome biogenesis protein CcsB gives rise to the protein MKNQLLIFGDIKISIVLFLIFALFCALATFIESAYNTPTAWAMIYGSSWFGFLQFLLGINLFVALFKYKMFNKKKLPLFIFHISFLFILLGSAMTRYMGFEGNLHIRENDKNNIIETSKSYVYIATLKDDKVYSAAKSEYIATLPFANHFSFDLLLPDDKINITYKNLILDAKEVYKEDSNSSALLSLMISQNNNAKELIFQAGDIENINGINIAFLNDDVPSPYIKIDKDLKLSADFDLKFMSMSDGKEGILKSLNKVDAKDQRLYSFNDINLVVKFASLHGKKTLEGINTPKDESFFTWFATSWIELGRNALITIFGEPKYWNNSLLNNFKDFAQSTKYMPTQLSDNAINALELQLNYKGEKKNIFLVEYASPIRIDIAGEPFFLRWGPKGIEMPFEMYLKDFELLRYPGSMSPMSYASYVEIDNKNEKFDYKIFMNNVLDYEGYRFYQSSYDQDEQGTILSVNKDPGKIPTYIGYFLLTLGMFLNILNPHSRFRNLARLINQDALKKTTIALFLALCIFNTQNIYAKEPIKVDENHAQELASLIVQKPDGRMVPFNTLAIEVLEKIYKDTKYQNQSAEATIISMIFDGSAWYDKKVIFMPTSKLINEEISKILGITPSAYASFEDFFTKEHYKLQKYVENANRKNPNRRSVFDKEIIKLDERVNILNLIFSGEIFKFIPLQNSSNNQWISPYQAFVGLKDKEGDEVRKLLETYFNAVSNSIVHNNWQSAHTALNEIKNYQDKYGHEVMPSANKISTEIFFNKSEIFVNLAPLYLFAGFLLLIIVFIKMLMPKIRIDFVFKCVYVFNIFAFFIHTLGLALRWYIAGRAPWSNAYESMVYIAWALSLSGIFFSRKSPIALSLTSILAGVTLGVAHLSQMDPQITNLVPVLQSYWLTIHVSVITASYGFLGLCALLGIFVLVLLTMLKNNGKHNENILRNITEATRINEMAMILGLCLLTVGNFLGAIWANESWGRYWSWDSKETWALISILVYAAILHIRLVPKWANQYTFAVCSMFAYWAIIMTYFGVNYFLTGMHSYAAGDSVNIPSYVYWGFLSMVALSLLSYFKKSYAKKL